The genomic DNA ACCAGCGCGTCGCGCCACTGCTCGGTGCCGTGCAGGTCAGTCAGTGCCCGGACCATCGCGTCCTTGGCCTCACCGGAAATGCCTGGCGGCGCGAGTATTCCGCGCCAGTTGGTGAACGTGAGGTCGATACCGGCCTCGGTCAGGGTCGGCGCATCGATCCCCTCGACGCGCTTGGCACCCGACACCGCCAGCACCCGAACCTGCCCGGCCTCGATCTGGTCGACGAACTCCCCGAGCCCGGTGGTACCCGCCGCGATCTTCTTGCCCAGCAGGGCCGTCAGCAGATCACCGCCGCCGTCGTAGGTGATGTAGTTGACCTTGCGCGGGTCGACCCCGACCGCCCGCGCGGTCTCCATCGGGAAAAGGTGATCCGGCCCGCCCGGCGAGGATCCGCCACCGATCGTGACCTTGGCCGGATCGGTCTTCCATGCCGAGACCAGATCGCCGATGGTGCGGAAGGGCGAATCTCCTGGCACCAGAATGCCTTCCTGCTCCTCGACCATCTTGGCCAGTGCGGTGGCGTCCGAGGCGCGCGCGTCCGAACCGTTGGTGTAGACGGCGCCCACCACGCCGAGCCCCATCATCATCATGAGGTCGTCGTTGCCCTTTTCGTTCATCAGCCGGGCCATCGCCACGGTGCCGCCGGCGCCGATGACGTTGAACACCTCGATGCGCCCGGTGATGTCGGCGTCCTCCATGATCTTCACCGCGGTGCGCGCGGTCAGGTCATAGCCGCCGCCCGGGCTGTTCGGCACCATCATGCGCAGTCGATGCAGGCCCCGGGATTGGTCGCCGCGGGTAACCCCGCAGGCCGTCACCAGCATCAGCGCGACCACGGCCACCATCAGCCCGGCACCTAGTCTTCGAAACCTCATGGTCAGCAATACTGGACCCATGACGTGACGCAGGTCACCTATTCGGACGCAAAGGAAGTTTTGTTCGTTGAGTTCACCAGTCGCGCGTTCACCGCGCACACGGACACGGTGGCTGCCCAATGGCAGCCTGGCCGCTCGCTTCCTGCTGTTCCAGCTGCTGGTGGTCGCGGTGGTGCTGATCGCGGTGGCCGCGGTGTCGGTAGCGCAATCCACCCGGGAGTTCCGTGATGTCCGCGGGCAGCGCATGATCGCGGTCTCCGAGAACGTGGCGTCGACGCCGATTGTCCGGGACCGCTACGACGACCCGTTCGCCGCTTCGGTGCTGGCGCCCGAGGTGGAGCGCGCGGTGGCCCTGTCCGGCGCCGGGCTGGCCGAGATCACCGATCCCGCCGGGAATGTGCGGGTGTCGTCGGATCCGGACCGTATCGGCCGGCGACTCGACCTGAGCAGCAGCCGGGCCGACGAGGGCCGTGCGTGGTCCGGCGACAGCAATGTCGACGGCACGCACCGCCTGGTGGGACAGGTCCCCATCCTTGCCGCCGACGGAGCAGTGCTGGCGATCGTGTCGGTCAGCGAACGTTACCCGTCGCTGTGGGAGTTGTTGGGTGGAGCCGGTGAGCGCCTGCTGATCTACCTCGGACTGGGTGCGACGCTCGGGATGCTGGCCTCGTGGTTGTTGTCACGCCGAATCAACCGGCACACCCGTGGCCTGGACATCGCAGAGATCGCCGACCTGGCCGATCACCGAGAAGCGCTGCTGCACAGCATCCGTGAGGGCGTGGTGGCGGTGAACAACGACGGGGTCATCACGCTGATCAACGACAGCGCATCCGATCTGCTGGGCATCGGCGCGGACGCGGTGGGCCGCCGTGCCGATGCGGTCGGCCTGGAACCGGCGGTCGTGGCATTCCTGTTGTCCGGAAAGGGAACTCGCGCCGACGAATCCGACGTGGTGATCACCACCCGCACCCGGGTGTTGGCACTCAACCGCCGCGCCGCCCGCAGTCAGGGCAGGAGGATCGGTACGGTGACCACCATGCGCGACAGCACCGAGCTCGCCGCA from Mycobacterium sp. DL440 includes the following:
- a CDS encoding ATP-binding protein; this encodes MSSPVARSPRTRTRWLPNGSLAARFLLFQLLVVAVVLIAVAAVSVAQSTREFRDVRGQRMIAVSENVASTPIVRDRYDDPFAASVLAPEVERAVALSGAGLAEITDPAGNVRVSSDPDRIGRRLDLSSSRADEGRAWSGDSNVDGTHRLVGQVPILAADGAVLAIVSVSERYPSLWELLGGAGERLLIYLGLGATLGMLASWLLSRRINRHTRGLDIAEIADLADHREALLHSIREGVVAVNNDGVITLINDSASDLLGIGADAVGRRADAVGLEPAVVAFLLSGKGTRADESDVVITTRTRVLALNRRAARSQGRRIGTVTTMRDSTELAALQAQLSSHRSVTDTLRAQTHEFSNQLHTISGLTQLGEFDAVRALVGTLTRRRAEINEAVTQHVSDPAVAALLIAKTSLAAESEVTLCLTDDSHLGALDPALATDVITLLGNLIDNAVDVSVGSAAAQVTVRIDDSSGLLLAVSDSGPGVPEHLRESIFSRGVTSKAEVPGGRGIGLALVRLVTAQHGGDVEVTDAPGGGALFVVRLHA
- a CDS encoding tripartite tricarboxylate transporter substrate binding protein; the encoded protein is MRFRRLGAGLMVAVVALMLVTACGVTRGDQSRGLHRLRMMVPNSPGGGYDLTARTAVKIMEDADITGRIEVFNVIGAGGTVAMARLMNEKGNDDLMMMMGLGVVGAVYTNGSDARASDATALAKMVEEQEGILVPGDSPFRTIGDLVSAWKTDPAKVTIGGGSSPGGPDHLFPMETARAVGVDPRKVNYITYDGGGDLLTALLGKKIAAGTTGLGEFVDQIEAGQVRVLAVSGAKRVEGIDAPTLTEAGIDLTFTNWRGILAPPGISGEAKDAMVRALTDLHGTEQWRDALVKNGWSDAFSTGADFEQFLRDQDNRVSTTLSELGLL